A stretch of Prosthecodimorpha staleyi DNA encodes these proteins:
- a CDS encoding EF-Tu C-terminal domain-related protein: NVKLVVELIVPIAMEEKLRFAIREGGRTVGAGVVAKIIA; encoded by the coding sequence AACGTGAAGCTCGTCGTCGAGCTGATCGTGCCGATCGCCATGGAGGAGAAGCTCCGCTTCGCCATCCGTGAAGGCGGCCGCACCGTCGGCGCCGGCGTCGTCGCCAAGATCATCGCCTGA
- the rpsJ gene encoding 30S ribosomal protein S10, with product MNGQNIRIRLKAFDHRVLDASTREIVSTAKRTGAHVRGPVPLPTRIEKFTVNRSPHIDKKSREQFEIRTHKRLLDIIDPTPQTVDALMKLDLAAGVDVEIKL from the coding sequence ATGAACGGTCAGAACATCCGAATCCGCCTCAAGGCGTTCGACCACAGGGTGCTGGACGCCTCGACGCGCGAGATCGTCTCGACGGCCAAGCGCACCGGCGCTCATGTCCGCGGTCCGGTCCCGCTGCCGACGCGGATCGAGAAGTTCACGGTGAACCGGTCGCCGCACATCGACAAGAAGAGCCGCGAGCAGTTCGAAATCCGGACGCACAAGCGGCTCCTGGACATCATCGACCCGACCCCGCAGACCGTGGACGCGCTGATGAAGCTCGACCTCGCCGCCGGCGTCGACGTCGAGATCAAGCTCTGA
- the rplC gene encoding 50S ribosomal protein L3 has protein sequence MRSGVIATKLGMTRIYMESGEQVPVTVLKLDACQVVAHRTQEKNGYTALQLGAGLAKVKNTSRPMRGHFAAGSVEPKRKVVEFRVDADKMIEVGAEITADHFVVGQFVDVTGTSIGKGFAGVMKRWNFRGLRATHGVSVSHRSPGSTGNRQDPGRTFPGKKMAGHLGNERVTTQNLKVVRTDVERGLIMVEGSVPGSKGGWILVRDAVKRAAPANLPLPGAFRSSTAAAEATAEKGAE, from the coding sequence ATGCGTTCAGGTGTGATCGCAACGAAGCTGGGGATGACCCGCATCTACATGGAATCGGGCGAGCAGGTGCCGGTGACGGTCCTGAAGCTCGACGCCTGTCAGGTGGTGGCTCATCGGACCCAGGAGAAGAACGGCTACACGGCCCTGCAGCTGGGTGCCGGCCTCGCCAAGGTGAAGAACACGAGCCGCCCGATGCGCGGCCACTTCGCCGCCGGCTCGGTCGAGCCGAAGCGCAAGGTCGTCGAGTTCCGGGTCGATGCCGACAAGATGATCGAAGTGGGCGCGGAGATCACCGCCGACCATTTCGTCGTCGGTCAGTTCGTGGACGTGACCGGAACGTCGATCGGCAAGGGCTTCGCCGGCGTCATGAAGCGCTGGAACTTCCGCGGTCTGCGTGCAACGCACGGCGTCTCGGTCTCGCACCGCTCGCCGGGTTCGACCGGCAACCGTCAGGACCCGGGTCGTACCTTCCCGGGCAAGAAGATGGCCGGCCATCTCGGCAACGAGCGGGTCACCACCCAGAACCTGAAGGTCGTCCGGACCGATGTCGAGCGCGGCCTGATCATGGTCGAGGGCTCGGTTCCGGGCTCGAAGGGCGGCTGGATCCTGGTGCGCGACGCGGTCAAGCGCGCTGCGCCTGCCAACCTGCCGCTCCCGGGCGCCTTCCGCTCATCCACCGCGGCCGCCGAGGCCACTGCCGAGAAGGGGGCCGAGTGA
- the rplD gene encoding 50S ribosomal protein L4: MEITVKTLEGADAGTITLSDEIFGLEPRVDLLQRVVRWQLAKRQAGTHKTKTRAEIARTGKKMYKQKGTGSARHHSARANLFRGGGRSHGPVVRSHAHDLPKKVRALGLRHALSVKAGTGAIVVLAAAAAEAPKTKAVKAQLDKLGLANALFITGAEVDTNFGLATRAIPNVDVLPVQGINVYDIMRRQTLVLTKDAVDAIEARFRVEA; the protein is encoded by the coding sequence ATGGAAATCACGGTCAAGACTCTCGAGGGCGCCGACGCCGGCACCATCACTCTGTCGGACGAGATCTTCGGTCTCGAGCCGCGCGTCGACCTCCTGCAGCGCGTCGTGCGCTGGCAGCTCGCCAAGCGCCAGGCCGGCACGCACAAGACCAAGACCCGTGCGGAAATCGCCCGCACCGGCAAGAAGATGTACAAGCAGAAGGGCACCGGTTCGGCCCGCCATCACTCGGCGCGCGCCAACCTGTTCCGCGGCGGTGGCCGGTCGCACGGTCCGGTCGTGCGCAGCCACGCCCATGACCTGCCGAAGAAGGTCCGCGCCCTCGGCCTGAGGCACGCGCTTTCGGTCAAGGCGGGCACGGGCGCCATCGTGGTCCTGGCGGCTGCCGCCGCCGAGGCTCCGAAGACCAAGGCGGTCAAGGCGCAGCTCGACAAGCTCGGTCTCGCCAATGCCCTGTTCATCACGGGCGCGGAGGTCGACACCAATTTCGGCCTCGCCACCCGCGCGATTCCGAACGTCGACGTGCTGCCCGTCCAGGGCATCAACGTCTACGACATCATGCGCCGGCAGACCCTGGTCCTGACCAAGGACGCCGTCGACGCGATCGAGGCCCGGTTCCGGGTGGAGGCGTGA
- a CDS encoding 50S ribosomal protein L23, whose protein sequence is MVNLAHYDIIRSPVITEKATIAAEQNKVVFNVAITATKPEIKAAVEALFKVKVTAVNTLVRQGKVKRFRGFVGKRDDVKKAIVTLAEGHRIDVTTGL, encoded by the coding sequence ATGGTCAATCTCGCTCACTACGACATCATCCGTTCTCCGGTCATCACCGAAAAGGCGACGATCGCGGCGGAGCAAAACAAGGTGGTCTTCAACGTCGCCATCACCGCGACGAAGCCGGAGATCAAGGCCGCCGTCGAGGCGCTGTTCAAGGTGAAGGTGACCGCGGTCAACACGCTGGTCCGGCAGGGCAAGGTGAAGCGCTTCCGCGGCTTCGTCGGCAAGCGGGACGACGTGAAGAAGGCGATCGTGACCCTCGCCGAGGGGCACCGCATCGACGTCACGACGGGCCTCTGA
- the rplB gene encoding 50S ribosomal protein L2, which translates to MALKTFKPVTPGLRQLVIVDRSSLYKGKPVKTLTEGLNQTGGRNNLGRITVRFRGGGHKRSYRIIDFKRRKFNVPATVERLEYDPNRTAFIALIRYADGELSYIVAPQRLAVGDTVVSGPSVDVKPGNCMPIGNMPVGTLVHNVEMKPGKGGQVARSAGNFAQIVGRDQGYVILRLNSGEQRLVHGTCLATVGAVSNPDHMNTSIGKAGRQRWLGRRPHNRGVAMNPVDHPHGGGEGRTSGGRHPVTPWGKPTKGKKTRSNKATDKYVVRSRHAKKG; encoded by the coding sequence ATGGCGCTCAAGACTTTCAAGCCCGTCACGCCCGGCCTCCGCCAGCTGGTGATCGTCGACCGGTCGAGCCTGTACAAGGGCAAGCCGGTCAAGACCCTGACCGAGGGCCTCAATCAGACGGGCGGCCGCAACAACCTCGGCCGTATCACGGTCCGGTTCCGCGGCGGCGGCCACAAGCGGTCCTACCGCATCATCGACTTCAAGCGGCGCAAGTTCAACGTGCCGGCGACGGTCGAGCGGCTCGAGTACGACCCGAACCGGACCGCGTTCATCGCGCTGATCCGCTATGCGGACGGCGAGCTGAGCTACATCGTGGCGCCGCAGCGTCTTGCGGTCGGCGACACGGTCGTGTCGGGCCCGTCGGTCGACGTGAAGCCGGGCAACTGCATGCCGATCGGCAACATGCCGGTCGGCACGCTGGTCCACAATGTCGAGATGAAGCCCGGCAAGGGCGGCCAGGTCGCCCGTTCGGCCGGCAACTTCGCTCAGATCGTGGGCCGCGACCAGGGCTACGTGATCCTGCGCCTCAACTCCGGTGAGCAGCGCCTGGTCCACGGCACCTGCCTCGCCACCGTCGGTGCGGTTTCGAACCCGGACCACATGAATACCTCGATCGGCAAGGCCGGCCGGCAGCGCTGGCTGGGTCGTCGCCCGCACAACCGCGGCGTGGCGATGAACCCGGTCGATCATCCGCATGGCGGCGGCGAAGGCCGCACTTCGGGCGGCCGGCATCCGGTCACGCCCTGGGGCAAGCCGACCAAGGGCAAGAAGACGCGTTCGAACAAGGCGACCGACAAGTACGTCGTCCGCTCGCGCCACGCCAAGAAGGGTTGA
- the rpsS gene encoding 30S ribosomal protein S19 has product MARSVWKGPFVDGYLLKKAEKARASGRAEVIKMWSRRSTILPHFVGLTFGVYNGHKHIPVLVSEDMVGHKFGEFSPTRTYYGHAADKKAKRK; this is encoded by the coding sequence ATGGCTCGTTCTGTCTGGAAAGGCCCGTTCGTCGACGGTTACCTCCTGAAGAAGGCCGAGAAGGCGCGCGCCTCCGGCCGGGCGGAAGTTATCAAGATGTGGAGCCGTCGCTCCACCATCCTTCCGCACTTCGTCGGGCTCACCTTCGGCGTCTATAACGGTCACAAGCATATTCCGGTGCTGGTGTCGGAAGACATGGTCGGCCACAAGTTCGGCGAGTTCTCGCCGACCCGGACCTACTACGGTCATGCGGCCGACAAGAAGGCGAAGAGGAAGTAA
- the rplV gene encoding 50S ribosomal protein L22: protein MSKPKAERALKDNEAQAVARNIRVSPQKLNLVASMIRGKKVATALAELTFSHKRIAIDVKKTLESAIANAENNHDLDVDSLVVSQAFVGKAMVMKRFHARARGRAGRVEKPFSHLTIVVREVESA, encoded by the coding sequence ATGAGCAAGCCGAAAGCCGAGCGCGCGCTCAAGGACAACGAGGCTCAGGCGGTCGCGCGGAACATCCGCGTCAGCCCGCAGAAGCTCAACCTCGTCGCCTCCATGATCCGCGGCAAGAAGGTCGCCACCGCACTGGCGGAGCTGACCTTCTCGCACAAGCGCATCGCCATCGACGTCAAGAAGACGCTCGAGAGCGCGATCGCCAATGCCGAAAACAACCACGACCTCGATGTCGACAGCCTGGTGGTGAGCCAGGCCTTCGTCGGCAAGGCCATGGTGATGAAGCGCTTCCATGCCCGCGCCCGCGGTCGTGCTGGCCGCGTCGAGAAGCCGTTCTCGCATCTGACGATCGTCGTTCGCGAAGTGGAGTCCGCCTGA
- the rpsC gene encoding 30S ribosomal protein S3, protein MGQKVNPIGLRLGINRTWDSRWYAGKGEYGKLLHEDMKIRKYLMTELKQAAVSKVVIERPHRKCRVTIHSARPGVVIGKKGTDIDRLRKGVAALTDSEVHINIVEVRKPETDSTLVAASIAQQLERRVAFRRAMKRAVQSAMRLGAEGIRINCSGRLGGAEIARLEWYREGRVPLHTLRADIDFGTATAITAYGTCGVKVWIFKGEILEHDPMASERRASEPETGRRERGDGRDRDRDNDRRGRGRGRDRGDRDAERAG, encoded by the coding sequence ATGGGACAGAAGGTCAACCCGATCGGGCTGCGGCTCGGCATCAACCGGACCTGGGACTCGCGCTGGTACGCCGGCAAGGGCGAGTACGGCAAGCTGCTCCACGAAGACATGAAGATCCGCAAGTATCTCATGACCGAGCTGAAGCAGGCCGCCGTCTCCAAGGTCGTCATCGAGCGTCCGCACCGCAAGTGCCGCGTCACCATCCACTCGGCGCGTCCGGGCGTGGTCATCGGCAAGAAGGGCACCGACATCGACCGTCTGCGCAAGGGCGTCGCCGCCCTGACCGACAGCGAGGTGCACATCAACATCGTCGAGGTGCGCAAGCCCGAGACGGATTCGACCCTCGTCGCCGCGTCGATCGCCCAGCAGCTCGAGCGTCGCGTCGCCTTCCGTCGCGCCATGAAGCGCGCCGTGCAGTCGGCCATGCGGCTCGGAGCCGAAGGCATCCGCATCAACTGCTCGGGCCGTCTCGGCGGCGCCGAGATCGCGCGTCTCGAATGGTACCGCGAAGGCCGCGTGCCGCTGCATACGCTGCGTGCCGACATCGACTTCGGGACGGCCACGGCGATCACCGCCTACGGCACCTGCGGCGTCAAGGTCTGGATCTTCAAGGGCGAAATCCTTGAGCACGATCCGATGGCCTCGGAACGTCGCGCCTCCGAGCCGGAGACCGGCCGCCGCGAGCGCGGCGACGGTCGCGATCGGGATCGCGACAACGACCGCCGGGGACGTGGCCGTGGCCGCGACCGTGGCGATCGCGATGCCGAACGGGCCGGCTGA
- the rplP gene encoding 50S ribosomal protein L16, producing the protein MLQPKRTKFRKQFKGRIRGTSKAGFNLDFGSFGLKALEPERVTARQIEAARRAITRQMKRQGRVWIRVFPDVPVSSKPTEVRMGKGKGAPEFWAARVAPGRILFEIDGVPLETAEEALRLGAAKLPIRTRFVARIAD; encoded by the coding sequence ATGCTGCAACCGAAGCGCACGAAGTTCCGGAAACAGTTCAAGGGCCGCATCCGCGGTACCTCGAAGGCCGGCTTCAACCTTGACTTCGGCTCGTTCGGCCTGAAGGCCCTCGAGCCGGAGCGCGTCACCGCCCGTCAGATCGAAGCCGCGCGCCGCGCGATCACGCGTCAGATGAAGCGCCAGGGGCGCGTCTGGATCCGCGTGTTCCCGGACGTTCCGGTTTCGTCCAAGCCGACCGAAGTCCGCATGGGCAAGGGTAAGGGTGCACCGGAATTCTGGGCGGCTCGCGTCGCCCCCGGGCGCATCCTGTTCGAGATCGACGGCGTGCCGTTGGAGACTGCCGAAGAGGCGCTCCGCCTCGGCGCGGCGAAGCTCCCGATCCGCACCCGCTTCGTGGCCCGCATCGCCGACTGA
- the rpmC gene encoding 50S ribosomal protein L29 → MKASDIRTKTTDELSDELARLKKEQFNLRFQKATGQLENTARVREVRHDIARINTVLREKRV, encoded by the coding sequence ATGAAAGCGTCCGATATCCGTACCAAGACGACCGACGAGCTCAGCGACGAGCTCGCCCGTCTGAAGAAAGAGCAGTTCAACCTTCGCTTCCAGAAGGCCACCGGGCAGCTCGAGAATACCGCGCGCGTCCGTGAGGTCCGGCATGACATCGCCCGGATCAACACGGTGCTGCGCGAGAAGCGCGTCTGA
- the rpsQ gene encoding 30S ribosomal protein S17: MPKRVLQGVVVSDKNDKTIVVEVERRFTHPLLKKTVRRSKKYHAHDETNQYKVGDIVSIEEGRPMSKQKRWVVLGPVGAAG; this comes from the coding sequence ATGCCGAAGCGTGTCCTGCAGGGCGTCGTCGTCTCCGACAAGAACGACAAGACGATCGTGGTCGAGGTGGAGCGTCGCTTCACCCACCCGCTGCTGAAGAAGACCGTCCGCCGGTCCAAGAAGTACCATGCGCACGACGAGACCAATCAGTACAAGGTGGGCGACATCGTCTCCATCGAGGAAGGTCGGCCGATGTCGAAGCAGAAGCGTTGGGTCGTGCTCGGCCCGGTCGGCGCGGCCGGCTGA
- the rplN gene encoding 50S ribosomal protein L14, with product MIQMQTNLDVADNSGAKRVMCIKVLGGSKRKYATVGDIIVVSVKEAIPRGRVKKGDVMKAVVVRVSKDIARPDGSVIRFDRNAAVLINNQKEPIGTRIFGPVPRELRAKNHTKILSLAPEVL from the coding sequence ATGATCCAGATGCAAACTAACCTCGATGTCGCCGACAATTCCGGCGCCAAGAGGGTCATGTGCATCAAGGTCCTCGGCGGTTCGAAGCGGAAGTACGCCACCGTGGGCGACATCATCGTCGTCTCGGTCAAGGAGGCGATCCCGCGCGGCCGCGTCAAGAAGGGCGACGTGATGAAGGCGGTGGTGGTGCGTGTGTCCAAGGACATCGCCCGTCCCGACGGTTCGGTGATCCGGTTCGACCGGAATGCCGCCGTACTGATCAACAATCAGAAGGAACCGATCGGGACCCGCATCTTCGGACCGGTTCCGCGCGAACTGCGCGCGAAGAACCACACGAAGATTCTCTCGCTCGCGCCGGAGGTGCTGTGA
- the rplX gene encoding 50S ribosomal protein L24, which yields MAAKIKKGDKVVVLSGRDKGKTGEVLQVMPTEDRAVVRGVNVVQRHTKPQGANEGGIIRKEAPIHLSNLAVADPKSGEATRVGFKILDDGRKVRFAKRSGDLIDG from the coding sequence ATGGCCGCGAAGATCAAGAAGGGCGACAAGGTCGTCGTGCTCTCGGGCCGCGACAAGGGCAAGACCGGCGAGGTCCTGCAGGTGATGCCGACCGAGGACCGCGCCGTGGTGCGCGGCGTCAACGTCGTGCAGCGCCACACCAAGCCGCAGGGCGCCAACGAGGGCGGCATCATCCGCAAGGAAGCGCCGATTCACCTCTCCAACCTGGCCGTCGCCGACCCGAAGTCGGGCGAGGCGACCCGGGTCGGTTTCAAGATTCTGGACGACGGGCGGAAGGTCCGGTTCGCCAAGCGTTCGGGAGATCTGATCGATGGCTGA
- the rplE gene encoding 50S ribosomal protein L5 → MAEVVNYAPRLRKHYDEVVRPAMIEKFGYKNPMEVPSLDKIVLNMGVGEATGDSKKPSVAAADLAMIAGQKPVVTRARKAIATFKIRENMPIGAKVTLRKTRMYEFLDRLVTIALPRVRDFRGLNAKSFDGRGNYAMGVKEHIIFPEINYDKVDQIWGMDIIVCTTAKTDEEARELLKLFNFPFRQ, encoded by the coding sequence ATGGCTGAGGTCGTCAACTACGCGCCGCGGCTGCGCAAGCACTATGACGAAGTGGTGCGCCCGGCCATGATCGAGAAGTTCGGGTACAAGAACCCGATGGAAGTGCCGAGCCTCGACAAGATCGTCCTGAACATGGGCGTCGGCGAAGCCACCGGCGATTCCAAGAAGCCGTCGGTCGCGGCTGCGGACCTCGCGATGATCGCCGGCCAGAAGCCGGTCGTGACCCGCGCCCGCAAGGCGATCGCGACCTTCAAGATTCGCGAAAACATGCCGATCGGCGCCAAGGTCACCCTGCGCAAGACCCGCATGTACGAGTTCCTCGATCGTCTCGTGACCATCGCGCTGCCGCGCGTCCGGGACTTCCGGGGCCTCAATGCCAAGAGCTTCGACGGCCGCGGCAACTATGCCATGGGCGTCAAGGAACACATCATTTTCCCGGAGATCAACTACGACAAGGTCGATCAGATCTGGGGAATGGACATCATCGTCTGTACGACGGCGAAAACGGACGAGGAGGCTCGGGAGCTTCTGAAGCTCTTCAACTTCCCGTTCCGTCAGTGA
- the rpsN gene encoding 30S ribosomal protein S14, whose amino-acid sequence MAKTSSIEKNNRRRKMTAKFAKKRAELKSVVMDRETSPEVRIQAVMKLAQLPRNGAKVRIRNRCEVTGRPRAFYRKLKMSRLALRELGNQGMIPGLVKSSW is encoded by the coding sequence ATGGCCAAGACGAGTTCGATCGAGAAGAACAACCGGCGTCGCAAGATGACCGCCAAGTTCGCCAAGAAGCGGGCGGAGCTGAAGTCCGTGGTCATGGACCGCGAGACGTCGCCGGAAGTGCGCATTCAGGCGGTGATGAAGCTCGCCCAGCTGCCGCGCAACGGCGCCAAGGTGCGGATCCGCAATCGCTGCGAAGTGACCGGCCGCCCGCGCGCCTTCTACCGCAAGCTGAAGATGTCGCGTCTCGCGCTTCGTGAACTGGGCAACCAGGGCATGATTCCGGGCCTCGTGAAGTCGAGCTGGTGA
- the rpsH gene encoding 30S ribosomal protein S8 has protein sequence MTMTDPLGDMLTRIRNAQMRRKSKVLTPASKLRANVLDVLKTEGYIRGYELVDVDGGKSEFEIELKYYDGEPVIRSIQRVSKPGRRVYSSVANIPRVANGLGVTILSTPKGVMADHAARDSNVGGEVLCTVF, from the coding sequence ATGACCATGACCGATCCCCTGGGCGATATGCTGACCCGGATCCGCAATGCGCAGATGCGGCGCAAGTCGAAGGTTCTGACCCCGGCTTCCAAGCTGCGCGCCAACGTGCTCGACGTTCTGAAGACCGAGGGCTACATCCGCGGCTACGAGCTCGTGGATGTCGACGGCGGCAAGTCGGAGTTCGAGATCGAACTCAAGTATTACGACGGCGAACCGGTGATCCGCTCGATCCAGCGCGTCTCGAAGCCTGGTCGCCGCGTCTATTCGTCCGTTGCCAACATTCCGCGGGTCGCCAACGGCCTCGGCGTGACCATCCTGTCGACCCCGAAGGGCGTCATGGCCGATCACGCCGCGCGCGACTCGAATGTCGGCGGCGAAGTGCTCTGCACCGTGTTCTGA
- the rplF gene encoding 50S ribosomal protein L6, whose protein sequence is MSRIGKKAVPVPAGVNAEVAGQTVNVKGPKGALSFVVHDLVEVTKGDEGIAVKPRDESKQARSLWGMSRTMISNLIVGVSKGFEKKLEINGVGYKAALAGKNLNLSLGYSHDVIYPVPEGITIAVAGQKQDQISISGIDKQRVGQVAAEIREFRGPEPYKGKGVKYAGEKIFRKEGKKK, encoded by the coding sequence ATGTCTCGTATCGGAAAGAAGGCGGTCCCGGTTCCCGCCGGCGTCAATGCCGAGGTTGCCGGCCAGACCGTCAACGTGAAGGGCCCGAAGGGCGCTCTGTCGTTCGTGGTGCACGACCTCGTCGAGGTCACCAAGGGCGACGAAGGCATCGCGGTGAAGCCGCGCGACGAGTCCAAGCAGGCACGCTCGCTCTGGGGCATGTCGCGCACGATGATCTCCAACCTGATCGTCGGCGTCTCCAAGGGCTTCGAGAAGAAGCTCGAGATCAACGGCGTCGGCTACAAGGCGGCGCTCGCGGGCAAGAACCTCAATCTCTCGCTCGGCTACAGCCACGACGTGATCTATCCGGTGCCGGAAGGCATCACGATCGCGGTCGCCGGCCAGAAGCAGGATCAGATCAGCATCTCCGGCATCGACAAGCAGCGTGTCGGCCAGGTGGCTGCCGAGATCCGCGAATTCCGCGGCCCCGAGCCCTACAAGGGCAAGGGCGTCAAGTATGCCGGTGAGAAGATCTTCCGCAAGGAAGGCAAGAAGAAGTAA
- the rplR gene encoding 50S ribosomal protein L18 — protein sequence MAHASTTERRRARVRRAVKAAANGRPRLSVFRSSKNIYAQIIDDVAGATLASASTLEKDLKGSLKTGADVEAAKVVGKLLAERAKSAGVEQVVFDRGGYIYHGRVKALAEAAREGGLDF from the coding sequence ATGGCTCATGCGTCTACTACGGAGCGCCGTCGCGCCCGCGTTCGCCGTGCCGTGAAGGCCGCGGCCAACGGTCGTCCGCGCCTTTCGGTGTTCCGGTCCTCGAAGAACATCTACGCCCAGATCATCGACGACGTGGCCGGGGCGACCCTGGCTTCGGCGTCGACGCTCGAGAAGGACCTCAAGGGGTCCCTCAAGACGGGCGCCGACGTGGAAGCCGCCAAGGTCGTCGGCAAGCTCCTGGCGGAGCGGGCCAAGTCGGCCGGCGTCGAGCAGGTCGTGTTCGATCGCGGCGGCTACATCTACCACGGGCGCGTCAAGGCGCTTGCGGAGGCTGCGCGCGAGGGCGGCCTCGACTTCTGA
- the rpsE gene encoding 30S ribosomal protein S5: MATREREERDSEFVDRLVHINRVAKVVKGGRRFGFAALVVVGDQKGRVGFGHGKAREVPEAIRKATEAAKRSLVRVPLREGRTLHHDVNGHHGAGKVILRAAPAGTGIIAGGPMRAVFETLGVQDVVAKSLGSSNPYNMIRATFDALKHEDSPRSVAARRGIKVSTLQSRRREEGIDATSAEA, from the coding sequence ATGGCAACCCGCGAGCGTGAAGAACGCGACAGCGAATTCGTCGACCGGCTGGTTCACATCAACCGCGTCGCCAAGGTGGTGAAGGGCGGCCGGCGCTTCGGCTTCGCCGCCCTGGTCGTTGTCGGCGACCAGAAGGGCCGCGTCGGCTTCGGCCACGGCAAGGCCCGCGAAGTCCCCGAGGCGATCCGCAAGGCGACCGAGGCGGCCAAGCGCAGCCTGGTGCGCGTTCCGCTCCGCGAGGGGCGCACGCTGCATCATGACGTGAACGGCCATCACGGCGCCGGCAAGGTGATCCTTCGCGCGGCTCCGGCCGGTACCGGCATCATCGCCGGCGGCCCGATGCGCGCCGTGTTCGAGACGCTCGGCGTCCAGGACGTGGTCGCCAAGTCGCTCGGTTCGTCGAACCCCTACAACATGATCCGGGCGACCTTCGACGCCCTCAAGCACGAGGACAGCCCGCGCTCCGTCGCGGCGCGGCGCGGCATCAAGGTGTCGACGCTGCAGTCCCGCCGGCGCGAAGAGGGCATCGACGCGACCAGCGCCGAGGCCTGA
- the rpmD gene encoding 50S ribosomal protein L30, whose protein sequence is MSTTDKTVTVEQIGSPARRPGDQRATLIGLGLNKRHRRSTLKDSPQVRGMIAKVQHLVRVVDE, encoded by the coding sequence ATGTCGACGACTGACAAGACCGTCACGGTCGAGCAGATCGGCAGCCCGGCCCGCCGTCCCGGCGACCAGCGCGCCACTCTGATCGGACTCGGTCTCAACAAGCGGCATCGCCGCTCCACCCTGAAGGATAGTCCTCAGGTCCGGGGCATGATCGCCAAGGTGCAGCATCTCGTCCGCGTCGTGGACGAGTAA
- the rplO gene encoding 50S ribosomal protein L15 produces the protein MKLNEISDNPGAAKKGKRLGRGIGSGLGKTSGRGVKGQKARSGVAVNGFEGGQMPLHRRLPKRGFKNIFRADYNEVSLDRVAQAIEAGRLDATQTVTAEALVAAGVIRRVKDGVRLLGPGELGKAVTFEVAGASKPAAEAIAKAGGTLVLPEAAAAE, from the coding sequence ATGAAGCTGAATGAGATCAGCGACAATCCGGGCGCTGCCAAGAAGGGCAAGCGTCTCGGCCGTGGCATCGGTTCGGGCCTCGGCAAGACCTCCGGTCGCGGCGTGAAGGGTCAGAAGGCCCGCAGCGGTGTGGCCGTGAACGGGTTTGAAGGCGGCCAGATGCCGCTGCATCGGCGCCTGCCGAAGCGCGGCTTCAAGAACATCTTCCGGGCCGATTACAACGAGGTCAGCCTGGATCGCGTCGCGCAGGCGATCGAAGCCGGCCGCCTCGATGCGACCCAGACGGTGACCGCCGAGGCGCTCGTCGCCGCCGGCGTCATCCGTCGCGTCAAGGACGGCGTGCGGCTGCTCGGCCCGGGCGAGCTTGGCAAGGCCGTGACCTTCGAGGTCGCGGGTGCGTCGAAGCCGGCCGCCGAGGCGATCGCCAAGGCCGGCGGCACGCTGGTTCTGCCGGAAGCCGCTGCGGCGGAGTGA